The Magnetovibrio sp. DNA window CGGCCATTTTGGTCGAGCCGGTGCAGGGCGAGGGCGGTTTGCGCGCCGCGCCCGAAGGCTATCTGCAAGGTCTGCGCGATCTGTGCGACGAGTTCGGCCTGCTGTTGATGTTCGACGAAGTGCAATGCGGCATGGGTCGGACCGGCAAGCTGTTCGCCCACGAATGGGCGGGCGTGACGCCGGACGTGGTCGCCACGGCCAAGGGCATTGGCGGCGGTTTTCCGCTCGGCGCGATCCTCACCACCGAGGCGGCGGGCGTGCTCGGCGTCGGCAATCACGGCACCACCTACGGCGGCAATCCGCTGGCGATGGCGGTCGGCGGCGCGGTGCTGGACGAGCTGCTCAAGGACGGTTTCCTCGATCATGTGGTCGCGGTGGGCGAAACCTTGGGTCGGGCGTTGAGCGCGTTGGTGGAAAAATTCCCCACCGTGTTTGTCGAAGCCCGCGGTCAAGGCCTGATGCAAGGCATCAAGCTGGTGGAAGGCATCGTCAACCGCGATTTCAAGACCGAACTGGAAGGCGCAGGTCTCTTGGTTGCGCCCGCGGGCGACAACGTGTTGCGCCTGTTGCCACCGTTGATCATCGAAGACAGCCATGTGACTGAGGCTATCGCCATTTTTGAGACCGTGGCCGCCCGTC harbors:
- a CDS encoding aspartate aminotransferase family protein is translated as MSALMPTYAPADLAFEKGEGVYLYTADGRRFLDFCAGIAVNCMGHAHPHLVEALTEQAKKVWHVSNLYTIPGQIKLADRLAAASFADRVFFSNSGAEALEGSIKIARKYQKDHGHPERFRIIACENAFHGRTLATIAAAGQAKLLEGFTPVVDGFSQVAFGNLNEMRAAVTDETAAILVEPVQGEGGLRAAPEGYLQGLRDLCDEFGLLLMFDEVQCGMGRTGKLFAHEWAGVTPDVVATAKGIGGGFPLGAILTTEAAGVLGVGNHGTTYGGNPLAMAVGGAVLDELLKDGFLDHVVAVGETLGRALSALVEKFPTVFVEARGQGLMQGIKLVEGIVNRDFKTELEGAGLLVAPAGDNVLRLLPPLIIEDSHVTEAIAIFETVAARHI